The following proteins are co-located in the Mesorhizobium australicum WSM2073 genome:
- a CDS encoding type I secretion system permease/ATPase, producing MNKEPQNASPLRSAILDCLPGIAGIGLFSAMINILALTGSVYMLQVYDRVLPSQSVPTLVGFTIGMLGLYAAYGLLDFVRLRLLVRIASRFYCSLQQRTFAISLLLPLRAGREADRVLPLRDLDQLRGFLSGTGPTVLFDAPWIPFYLLIIYMLHPSLGVLATFGSVAVVVLTIVAEIISRRPAALASEAILTQRALADSGRRNAEVVHAMGLSERLAGRWGEVTHAYLSYQERLSDIVGGISSLSKALRMVLQSSVLGLGAYLVIGGEASPGVIIASSILLGRALAPVDAAIANWRGFLSTRQSYSQLKAALRAFESPIESMKLPPPEARLAVDSLAVAPPGTPRPTLIDVSFQLSSGAGMAVIGPSGSGKTTLVRALVGVWSPLHGTVRLDGASLDQWDAQRLGAHIGYLPQDVELFDGTVADNISRFGGKSDPQGVLAAAKAAGVHSMIMHLPAGFQTRIGEGGRALSAGQRQLIGLARALYGNPFLVVLDEPNSNLDVEGDAALAGAIMAVRQRGGIVIVVAHRPSALTNIDQVMVLADGRLRTFGSREEVLAGMRRPPSPAAQRPSSIAPIHSGVTGHA from the coding sequence CCACAAAACGCCTCTCCGCTACGCTCCGCAATACTGGACTGCCTGCCTGGGATAGCTGGCATCGGACTCTTTTCCGCAATGATAAACATCCTTGCGTTGACCGGATCCGTTTACATGCTGCAGGTCTATGATCGCGTCCTGCCGTCGCAAAGCGTCCCGACCTTGGTCGGGTTCACCATCGGAATGCTGGGCCTCTATGCGGCCTACGGTCTGCTCGATTTCGTGCGGCTTCGTCTACTGGTCCGAATCGCCAGTCGATTCTACTGCAGTTTGCAGCAGAGAACATTCGCAATTTCGTTGCTTCTCCCGCTCAGGGCCGGTCGAGAAGCGGACCGGGTGCTTCCGTTGCGGGACCTCGATCAATTGCGCGGATTCCTTTCGGGAACGGGGCCGACGGTTCTTTTCGACGCGCCGTGGATCCCGTTTTATCTGCTCATTATCTACATGTTGCATCCGTCGCTCGGCGTGCTTGCGACCTTCGGCTCCGTCGCCGTCGTCGTGCTGACCATCGTGGCTGAGATCATCAGCCGCCGCCCTGCGGCGCTGGCGTCTGAAGCGATCCTGACACAGCGCGCGCTTGCTGATTCCGGCCGTCGGAATGCCGAGGTGGTCCACGCGATGGGCCTCTCCGAACGGCTGGCGGGGCGCTGGGGCGAAGTCACTCACGCCTATCTCTCCTATCAGGAGCGGCTCTCCGACATCGTGGGTGGAATCAGCTCGCTGTCGAAGGCGCTTAGGATGGTGCTGCAATCTTCGGTGCTAGGGCTCGGCGCGTATCTCGTCATCGGAGGCGAAGCATCCCCTGGCGTGATCATCGCGTCGTCGATATTGCTGGGTCGCGCGCTAGCCCCGGTCGATGCGGCGATTGCGAACTGGCGGGGTTTCCTGTCCACCCGGCAGAGCTATTCCCAGTTGAAAGCGGCGCTCCGTGCGTTCGAGAGTCCAATCGAATCCATGAAGTTGCCGCCGCCAGAGGCTCGCCTGGCGGTCGATAGTTTGGCGGTAGCGCCTCCGGGTACACCCAGGCCGACGCTCATCGATGTAAGCTTCCAGCTTTCGAGCGGCGCGGGAATGGCCGTTATCGGCCCAAGCGGCTCGGGAAAGACAACATTGGTGCGCGCGCTGGTGGGAGTTTGGAGCCCTCTGCACGGCACGGTGCGGCTGGACGGGGCCTCTCTCGACCAGTGGGACGCGCAACGGCTCGGCGCCCACATTGGCTATCTGCCGCAGGATGTTGAACTGTTCGACGGGACGGTGGCGGACAATATTTCGAGATTTGGCGGCAAGAGCGACCCCCAGGGCGTGCTCGCCGCGGCGAAAGCCGCGGGCGTCCACTCGATGATCATGCATCTGCCGGCAGGCTTCCAGACGCGCATCGGCGAGGGAGGAAGAGCGCTGTCGGCAGGGCAAAGGCAGCTTATCGGCCTTGCCCGGGCGCTCTACGGCAACCCGTTCCTGGTCGTGCTGGACGAGCCAAACTCAAATCTCGACGTTGAAGGTGACGCCGCCCTGGCCGGAGCCATCATGGCCGTCCGCCAGCGTGGAGGTATTGTGATCGTTGTTGCACACAGGCCATCTGCCCTCACCAACATCGATCAGGTCATGGTCCTGGCGGATGGCAGGCTGCGCACCTTCGGCTCGCGCGAGGAAGTGCTTGCCGGCATGCGGCGGCCGCCCTCGCCTGCCGCGCAACGTCCATCTTCGATCGCGCCCATCCACTCGGGAGTGACCGGACATGCGTGA